The Aethina tumida isolate Nest 87 chromosome 6, icAetTumi1.1, whole genome shotgun sequence genome has a segment encoding these proteins:
- the LOC109604752 gene encoding GDNF-inducible zinc finger protein 1 codes for MYSLYRAWLSMGPCENLPPLLLPPQGPLNLSAPVNQPGVPDVSLQVGPSLTQFSAHKQVLSTHSGFFKAALLNHTGNAPIAVPNVNVDEFSSLLTFMYTGFLDLNLSNIYNILLATHILHMPKALEICRTFLLHSQNAEMLQRQCNIVKPIPSRKAMLPTTQIYPPNSFNMLRKSEDTPFRVVEANPPPDPDLTKASTSKEPEPPECKRPEKKPKLKCRQENMPGEKVIVDIACCDGPVRFHRVVNKNYGLPASDQPFEIQKEVNRNAVLNKVMNENIHSKLDDAENSEQSTEIFTCLYCNHTFKSQYCFQKHARRHLNPVSLEAKAVPKEQVAKREVKLLDMNVQYYPCKTCGSKFPSYYFVHKHRKLCHPEEMADNNNKNNEIVPEGSGIGEESSGSAIDVVAIHGENDD; via the exons ATGTATTCGCTGTACCGGGCCTGGCTGTCGATGGGACCGTGCGAGAACCTGCCCCCTTTGCTGTTACCACCTCAAGGGCCCCTAAATCTGAGTGCTCCCGTCAACCAGCCCGGCGTCCCGGACGTGTCCCTCCAAGTGGGGCCGTCGTTGACACAGTTTTCGGCCCACAAGCAGGTGCTGAGCACCCACAGCGGCTTCTTCAAGGCCGCCCTCCTCAACCACACTG GTAACGCTCCCATAGCGGTGCCCAACGTGAACGTGGACGAGTTCTCGTCCCTGCTCACCTTCATGTACACCGGCTTCCTGGACCTCAACCTGAGCAACATCTACAACATCCTGCTGGCCACCCACATCCTCCACATGCCCAAGGCCCTGGAGATTTGTCGCACCTTCCTCCTGCACAGCCAGAACGCCGAAATGCTCCAGCGCCAGTGCAACATCGTCAAACCAATACCCAGTAGGAAGGCCATGCTTCCAACCACCCAAATCTACCCACCCAACAGCTTCAACATGCTCAGAAAGTCGGAGGACACGCCGTTCCGGGTGGTGGAGGCCAACCCCCCGCCAGACCCGGACCTAACCAAGGCCTCCACCTCCAAAGAGCCGGAGCCACCCGAGTGCAAGAGACCGGAGAAGAAACCCAAACTGAAGTGCCGCCAGGAGAACATGCCAGGCGAGAAAGTTATAGTGGACATAGCGTGTTGCGACGGTCCCGTGCGCTTCCACCGCGTCGTCAACAAGAACTACGGCCTCCCCGCCAGCGACCAGCCCTTCGAAATCCAAAAAGAAGTGAACAGAAACGCCGTCCTCAACAAGGTGATGAACGAGAACATCCACAGCAAGCTGGACGACGCCGAAAACTCCGAGCAAAGCACGGAGATCTTCACCTGCCTGTACTGCAATCACACGTTCAAGTCGCAGTACTGCTTCCAGAAGCACGCGCGCCGCCACCTCAATCCCGTCAGTCTGGAGGCGAAGGCGGTGCCCAAGGAGCAGGTGGCGAAGCGCGAGGTCAAACTGTTGGATATGAACGTGCAGTATTATCCGTGCAAGACGTGCGGCTCGAAGTTTCCCAGTTATTATTTCGTGCACAAGCACAGGAAGCTGTGCCATCCGGAGGAGATGGCcgacaacaacaacaagaaCAACGAGATCGTGCCCGAGGGCAGCGGGATCGGGGAGGAGAGCAGTGGAAGTGCCATCGACGTGGTCGCCATCCACGGCGAGAACGAcgattga